One Nocardiopsis gilva YIM 90087 genomic window, CCGGGGCTCGGCATCAGCGGCCGAGCTGGTCGAACTCACCGGGGTCAGCCTGATGACCGTCCACCGCGACCTCGACGAACTGGCCCGCCGCGGGCTGCTGCGCAAGTTCCGGGGCGGGGTGTCCGCCCTGCCCTCCACCGTGTTCGAGAGCAACGAGGAGTACCGCCGGGCCGCGCATGTGGAGGCCAAGGCGGCGATCGCCCAACGCGCGGCGGAGCTGGTCGAGCCGGGGATGTCGATCATGCTCGACGACTCCACCACCGCCCTGGAGGTCGCCCGCCTGCTCCCCGACCTCGGCCCGCTCACCGTGGCCACCAACTACCTCGGCGCGATCGACGTGCTCAAGCGGGCCGAGGAGATCCGGCTGATCTGCATCGGCGGGGACTACTTCGGCACCCACGACTCCTTCAACGGCATGGACTGCATCGAGGCCGTGGACCGGCTCACCGTGGACCTGGTGTTCCTGTCCACCTCGTCCATGACCCCGTCGATGACCTTCCACCAGGAGCCGGAGATCGTCATGGTCAAGCGGGCGATGATGGGTGCCGCCCGCACCCGCGTCCTGCTGATGGACTCCAGCAAGATGCCCCGGCCGGCCCTGCACCGGCTGGCCCCGCTGTCCGACTACCACCGCCTGATCGTGGACGCCGGAAGCCCCGACGACCTGGTCGAGGAGGCGCGGCAGCACACCGAGACCGACGTCGCCCCCTGGTGACCGTGTCTCTCCACACCACCGCGGCCCGCTGACAACACCACTGGAACGCAGCCCCACCGCACCGGCCCCGACTCCGGAGACCGGCGGCCGCATGAACCGATCGAGGAGGCGCGGCCGCACCCCAGGAGCGCCGCCGCCCCGGGGTGACCGCCGGAGACGCTCGCATGGCAAAGAAATCGAGGAGATTTGATCTCACATATTGCATGTGAACTTAACAACACTCATGATGTGCTCCAGGTCTCACTCTGGAGGACACATGAACGCAGTCCCACCGACAGCCACTCCCCCCGCCCCCTCGCCGCTGGCCCGGTTACTCGACCGCGTCGGCCTTCCGGCCCCGCTCGCCCTGGGCTACCTGGGCCTGCTGATCTTCATGATCGGCGACGGCATCGAGTCGGGGTTCATCGCGCCGTTCATCGCCGCCAACGGCGCCGGTGGCGACATCCGGGCCTCCTACGTCGTCACCGCCTACGGCGTGACCGTGATGCTGGCGTCATGGCTGTCGGGCGCGCTCTCGCAGCTGTGGGGGCCGCGCCGGGTGATGATCACCGGCCTGGTGATCTGGCTGGTCTTCCACACCGCCTTCCTCGGCGTGGCCGTCGTCGGAGAGAACTACCCGCTGATGCTGCTCTTCTACGGGCTGCGCGGATTCGGGTACCCGATGTTCGCCTTCGGGTTCCTGGTGTGGATCACCGCGGTGGCGCCGAACGCACGGATGGGTGCCGCGGTCGGCTGGTTCTACTTCGCGTTCACCGGCGGCCTGCCCACCCTCGGCGCGCTGGTCGCCAGCTTCACCAACCCGATCCTGGGCCACTACGGCACACTGTGGCTGTCCCTCGGCGTCATCGCGCTGGGCGGGCTGATCTGCCTCAGCGTCCGCGAACGCACCGGCTACACGCGCCTGGCCGCGCCCGGAGTCCGGCCCCTGCAGAGCCTCATGTCCAGCATGTCCATCGCCTGGCAGAACCCGCGGGTCGGCCTGGGCACGCTGGTGCGCGTCATCAACACCGCACCGATGTTCGGCATGCTCGTGCTCTTCCCGACGATCTTCGCCGACCGGATCGGCTTCGGTGAGGGCCGCTGGCTGCTGCTGGTGTCGACCATCTTCGGCACCAACATCTTCTTCAACCTGATCTTCGGGGTGGTCAGCGACCGGCTGGGGTGGCGCACCACCATCTTCTGGTTCGGCGCGGTGGGCTGCTCGGTCACCACCCTGCTGCTGTACTTCGTCCCGGTGGCCGCCGGGGCCGACTACTACTGGCTGGCGCTCATCGTCGGCGCGATGTACGGCGCGACGCTGGCCGGGTTCGTCCCCATCTCGGCCCTCCTGCCGTCCATGGCCCCGGAGAACCGGGGCGGT contains:
- a CDS encoding DeoR/GlpR family DNA-binding transcription regulator produces the protein MSKETPSGGSARSRTIRQQRITDYVISRGSASAAELVELTGVSLMTVHRDLDELARRGLLRKFRGGVSALPSTVFESNEEYRRAAHVEAKAAIAQRAAELVEPGMSIMLDDSTTALEVARLLPDLGPLTVATNYLGAIDVLKRAEEIRLICIGGDYFGTHDSFNGMDCIEAVDRLTVDLVFLSTSSMTPSMTFHQEPEIVMVKRAMMGAARTRVLLMDSSKMPRPALHRLAPLSDYHRLIVDAGSPDDLVEEARQHTETDVAPW
- a CDS encoding MFS transporter — its product is MNAVPPTATPPAPSPLARLLDRVGLPAPLALGYLGLLIFMIGDGIESGFIAPFIAANGAGGDIRASYVVTAYGVTVMLASWLSGALSQLWGPRRVMITGLVIWLVFHTAFLGVAVVGENYPLMLLFYGLRGFGYPMFAFGFLVWITAVAPNARMGAAVGWFYFAFTGGLPTLGALVASFTNPILGHYGTLWLSLGVIALGGLICLSVRERTGYTRLAAPGVRPLQSLMSSMSIAWQNPRVGLGTLVRVINTAPMFGMLVLFPTIFADRIGFGEGRWLLLVSTIFGTNIFFNLIFGVVSDRLGWRTTIFWFGAVGCSVTTLLLYFVPVAAGADYYWLALIVGAMYGATLAGFVPISALLPSMAPENRGGAVALLNFGAGAATFVGPAVVSLLLGPAGPGGVVVTFAVLYVIAAVMTRFLTVPGESAGAAQPTGRAEEPGTVRVPAGESG